ACTGCTGTTAAAATCCAATTTTAGTGGGATAGGTTTCCATTTCAGAATGAATCTTCAACCTGGCACTCCAGGTGGTAGTTATGCCCACAGGAAATATAACTTGGCTCTACAATCCGtgtctttccaaacattaattttaCCGTGTGGGACATATTGAAAACAGCATGGTGATGAATTCCTACATTTCCCTCAGAAGAAAGAAAAACTGATACTTAGATAGAAATTTGTCAATCACTTATGAGTTGAGTCAACTCAAAGCTACATTAAATCACAACCCACATTTCAGAATATACCCATGTTATTTAATATGAATAACATCGAGGCTTTGTCCTTCCGCAAAGGAAATTGGGCCACAGTGCATATTTCTTCCAGTATACATTCCTCCTCAAGCAGTTTGATAACTCCATGTCACATTCACAAATCATCCTTTCGCAATAGTCAAAGAAGTCCCCTGTAACAAAAGCAAATGTTTCTCTTTTAAAAGACTATTGATATTAAATGATTGGTATTAAACATTCAGTTGCTGGCATTCCTGCTTGAATCAGAGACTAGTATGTTCAAATCTCACTCCAGGATTttaacacattttcagaactgaTGCACTGATacaggttctagattagagtggtgctggaaaagcacagcagttcaggcagcatccgaggagcagggaaatcaaaaggattcctgatgaagggcttttgcctgcaacgtcgatttttctgctcctcggatgctgcctgaactgctgcgctttttcagcaccactctaatctagaatctggtttccagcatctgcagtccttgtttttacaacCCTGATGCACTGATACAGTCCACACGGAATGATGAGTTGCTGTACTTGGCACTGTTTCAGAGGAACAGTAAACTATCTGTGTGGTTCAATGAGTATAAAAAGGATTATTTCAAAGTCACAATGCTTATCgcaatgtcctgaccaatgtcCTTCCATCTTCACTAGCAGAAATGTCAAACTGGTCATTTGTCTCAGTGCTCCAATAGAATCTTCCTAAGTACTACAAAATGTCATTATTGGCTTTGGCATCTCCTGATGATGTACAAGGAGGTCCGTAAAGGCTAATTTCTCAACAGAGTAGACAACCTGTTCAGTTCTTCCTCTGTGGTTGTCTGCCACTTTGCTTTAATTCAAGCTTAGAACTTTGGGCTGCAGTTTACTGGCtaagtttcatttttgtttgagtTTCAGTCTGCGAGGACTTGTGTGATTTCTCATGCAATCGTTCCAAACTTGCCACAATAACTAAGCAGTACATCACTATGGTGTCCTGCTTGATGACATCAGCCTGATTCCTTCACATGCTGTGGGTGAAAGTGCTCATTGCTGTTGGACATCCAGGGATTCCAGGCACAGTGCTAGGTTCAAGGGGCTTTTGTGCACCCAGCCATGCACTGGTATTTCGGATCTGCCCCACTGGGTTTGTGACATTTGCCTCAGATATGGTAGTTAAGGAGACACTGGGGCCCTACTTTGCGGAcaaggatatggaggtcctggtaGAGAGGGGAGTACAGTGGATGGATGCCCTATTCCCCCAGTAGTGGCAGAGGAGGTCACGACACCAATCCTTGCCAGCCTCATCCTAGGTTGTCACCCAGGTTAATGGGGGTTCCAACCCGAAGGAACACCCAGCCTCAGGAAGGTCAATAGTAGAAGGTTTGCCAGGCTAAATGCCACCATCATTTTTTCTGTTAcctcagactctctctctctgctactgcacccacctcccactatGGCTTATGCTCCAACACTCTTACTGTCGCACACAACATTTTCCTTGCTCGCTATTACCCACCAAATTCCGTCAGaccactaaccctgcataccCTCTGCATCTTCTACAAGATTATGTATCTTCATTGACTGATGGTTGCTGACAACACAACAAGCTGCTTGGCGTTGTGTCTATGCTGAAAGGCAAAGCAAGACTGAAATGCTGTTAGCAACAAGGTAGGCACAAACTGAATGAGTTATAAGAGATCAAGTAAAGAACCCTGAGACGCAGGCTGGTTCAAACCATAAGCCAAGTGCCTGTCCCTGAGTGGAAAACGCCCATGTGGCATCATTTCAATGAGAGGTGCTGGTGTGCATCACTGAACTGCACAAGTGTACattgttttattattcattcacaggatgtgggcgtccctagcaaggccagcatttattgcccattcctaattgcccagagggcaggtacgtatcaaccacattgctgtgggtctggagtcacaggtaggccagaccaggttaaggaaaacagtttctttccctaaccTAGTGAACTAGATAGGGTTTTCCAACAAATGACAATGGATGTTTGGTCAATGTTAGAttgtgaattccagattttttttttaagtgaatttaaaattccaccatctgctgtggctggAATTAAtcctgggtcctcagaacattacctgggtctctggattaacagtctagtgataataccacaaggccatcacatCCCCAACTGTAAGTGCTGTGACTGATAATACAGATTAGATGTCATGTCCTGTGGATGTGGAGCACATGCAGTCCTTGCCCTGAGGTGTTGATGCCAAATGTCCAACAGGTATGGAAGAGCAATGTAACCCTATCTGACTTTCATGGATGGGGAATGTTTGGGGTCTAATTTGTATCCAGTGGATGGAAGTATTGGAGACTGCTTAGTAATAAGGCAAGAGTAAGTAAGAGTGAAGCTGTTAATGAGAGATAATCCATGAACGTAGACCTCTTATTGCTCACTAATGGGAACACTTAGTCAGAAAAAAGGTCGTTTTGCTCTCAAAGCTGAGAAGATCCTTGTTGGATCTCACCTGATTTTCTGAACTTTCTCGCCGTGACACATTTTGTTCGAGGGCTTGGAAGATTCCAACCTTTGAAGCAAAACATTTCCTTTTataaaggaagagaaagtgaggactgtagatgctggagatcagagtctggagtgtggttctggaaaagcacagcaggtcagacagcatccgaggagcaggagaatcgatgttttgggcataagcccttcgtcaggacttTTATAAAGAAAGCCAAAGGTGAAGTCCCACTCCctcagagagacagtgagtgtcaccacacctcaggtgagtgAAGATGTTCAGTCCATTGTGGTAACGTTAGCTAGTGCAGAAACGGAACCAACACTGTCGGTGTTGCTCTACATTGCAAACAAGCTATCCAGCCGACTGAACTCACTGACTCACTAAGAAACAGATTATGAGAGAGAACAGTTCTGAATATTTAATGGATGCACTTAGATCAATACTAACATGCAGACAACAGCACAGGTCACTTCTTGGCTTTCTGTAGTGATGAGACAAATGCAAAAGCTCACTAACAACAAGTTACTGCTTCTAGCTCAAGATGATAAAATTTTGCAGTATCAGTTATTTTGATTATAACATCTTAAAATAAGATCAAAGTGAATGAATGTAAATATTAGCTTTAGATTTAAAATGCTCTGATTGAAATTTAACAGTCTTGTTAAATTTGATTTGCAGTGTGCTGTCATTTTTTTACGAGTGAACAGTTTTGAGGTATTTGATCAATGCACTCAGCAGACGAACATGTAACTACACCACCCGATTGATATATCTGTCCATTCTTCAACCAACCATACTGTAATGCTGAGGCACTCTGGTCACTCAGAGATTAGGAAAGATGTAATTTAATCAGAAATTAAAAAGCATTACCATATGGAGCTGGGTCATCAGGAATATTAAAAACTCAGTGATGCTGTGGTTCACAGTTTGATTTGTTCAATTAAAGTAAAATGATGTTTCCATATTTATTTTGCAGGAAAGAAACCTAAAGGAAAAAGTGTTTGAATTCCAGTAGTCTTTTTTAAAAGCTAAATTGTTACGAATGAGGTACTGACTTTAAGGAATTGAACACTGGGTGTGATTTCCCCTCCCTAAAGTGGTGAGGCTAattgtgaaaataaaacaaagaactatgtggatgctgaagatctggaaaaaaaaagcagaaattgctggagaaactcagcaggtctggtaacaaatgtggagagaaagcagagctaatgtctggagtccagtggcccttctttacaagttctgaagaagggttactggaatCAAAATGTTAATGCAGCTTTTCCTCCAcaggttctgccagacctgcagaggaTCATGGCAAATGTGATGATTTAATTGGGCGAGAGTCTAAAGTTAGATTCTTGCAGTGATGTTAAAATGTCACAATTAAGTCCTTCCTCTTTAGATGGTGAGATAATATTCTCATCATCAGGAGGGGAGAAGCTTATTTGCATGAATTTGTGATTTGTTAGTTCCATGACTTGCCCCAATAACTTTCACTTCCCAGTTAGTTTCTGCTGAATTGAGAAACTTGCATTTCAAATACTCACCGCAAACACCAGGCAGGTACCTGTCAAGTTGGGTTCGCAGCCTTGACTCTGGGTGAGTTCATGGCTGTCTGACCATCATTCTTCTCATCACTGGAGATGGACCCAATGCAACTGCAGCCATCGCCTCCATGTTCAGTGGGATCTGTGTTTCCCTGGATTCTTCATCCCCACAACTGGGTAATGATAATGTGTCAGCCTCAGAATAGTAGGGTGCTTATTGTTAGCCAGATAGCAATCTACAGCTGAGAGGGAAATCTTTAGCATCAAGAGACTCCACCTGCTTTGGGTTGAAGGGTCAATCATTGAGGAGGCTGAAGGGCcacaatctggtctccttcctaccgaaaagatgttgtgaaacttaaaagggttcagaaaagatttacaaggatgtttgccagggttggaggatttgagtgataggaagaggctgaataggctgtggctggcttccctggagtgtcggaggctgaggggtgacctcatagagttttttacaatcatgaggggcgtggacaggataaacagacaaggacttttccctggtgtgggagagtccagaactagaggggataggtttagggtgagaggggaaagatttaaaaggggcaactttttcacgcagagggtggtgcatgtatggaatgagctgccagaggaagtggtggaggctggtacaattacagtatttaaaaggcatctagctggatatatgaataggaagggttttgagggatatatgccaaatgctgacaaatgaggctagattagttcaggatatctggtcagcaggacgagttagactgaaggatctatttccgtgctgtacatctctatgactctcagaggCCACAGAGTTTACAACACAATTGCAAATCTGaagattgggggaggggagattctTATGTCAAAGTTGCTCATTCAAACACAAAGTTAGAAACTCGCCATATTAATCTGAAAATCAACTGTGCAATAGTCCCAATGAGGGTACCAGGACTCATAGGTGCTGCCCTCTTTCCAAGGCCTTGTGCCACACAAGGATGTTTTGCAGGCAACAAGGACAGTAAAGCTTATGCAAGCAATACATCAGGGTTGTTGCTCATCTGTAAAGCCAGCATCGTGTTTCTGGCTCTCTAAGCATGTGATTCACCAAGTAACTTGATTGGTCATGGCATACATTACACCACCCAACATATTTGCCATCATACTTTAACTTCAAAACTGAAATTTCTGCACTAACTCGCAATAGTACATAATCCCCATTTGCTGAGTTCTCAATTTGAGCTGAGAGTCATGAAAGAGATATCAACATGTGCAGAGGCAGGGAAATAATAAACAattatgtgcaggttagatggtttggccatgctaaattgcctatagtgtccacggatgtgtaggttcggtgggttagccatgggaaatgtagggttgaagggataggatagggggtgagtctgggtgggatgctcttcagagatgcAGTGTGAACTtgtcgggctgaatggcctgcttccacactgtagggattctatgattctgtgaattagTGTTCAATGCTCAGTGACCTTTCTGGTCAATAACTAATTGTCAGTAGTTGCAAATTCCTCTTTAAACTCCCTTCTTAAAGTTCCTGTTTCTCTGCAAAAGAGAAGTTTGGAGATAGGTAAGAATAACTTAGATGAGTTTTCATGCTGAAACATCAGCTCTATGTTTAAAACAGGGGAACTTGGTCTTTCTTACAGTGACCCAGCTACAGGGGTGGGGCATGGAccccacccttggatgactgtctatatggagtttgtacattctctacccgtgtctgcatgggcttgcTTCGATTTCCTTccgcagttcaaagatgtgcagattagttgaatcggccatgctaaattgcccatagtgttcggtatgtgtaggttaagtggaatTCAGGGTGTtcgggtgggtttgggtggaatgctctctggagggtcggtgaggacttgataggccaaatggtctgcttctacattgtagggattctctgcCCTTCTATACACTTTTAAATTctgcaaaatatattttcaactGTCAGTGTGAGGATCTAGCTGTGCAGCTGCTCTCTCAATAGTAAGTGGCTTTGCATGCTTTCTGTTAAAGAGCTACCAAAATTACATCTAGATCTTTCAACTTCCGATTCACATGAGAAATACAAGTGAGTTCTTTTGACATTATTGAGATCAGATTTAGACACTCCTTGTGCCCTGATCGATTTAACACATACAGTCAAAAGCAAAAGAACTTTGTGCTAGTCCCTGTAGCATTGCTATTAATTTCACTTTTTGACACAGTAACTTCTTAGCCAAATTCACTTGATATCATTAGCACCCGCTGTTCAACAATAATTGAAACTTCAGCAGTTGTAGATTaacagttgaaaaaaaaatcttgaatttgAAATTTTCACAATAGACAATGGTTATACCACTGCTTGGAAATTTAGCGGTTGGGAAGAACACGCCAAATTagtgctttattttaaaataagttcCAGTAGTTAAACAATGGGGAATTTTTAGCATTTACTTCCAAGTTTTATGTAATGCTCATTAGAATACAGGACCCTGGAGTACAATCTTGAACATGTTTATAGACATGATGTTTTCCCTGTGTACTGATTGCCTTTTGTAGCACTCATtttgttctccacaataaactcAATGAACCAAAACAAACACAAAGTATCtgcattgttttattttgatattcAAACTGTGCCTCTGAGCATCTCGAGATTAGCAGCTCACAAGCTGGTGAGATCACTCTCAAGGTCTGCAAAGAGAGTTGGTTACTATCTGGCTTTAGATGAAAAGGTTTTCATCATCCCATGCCTTCCCCTTCCCTTTCACATTATTGTTCCCCTTTAAGTCCAAACTCGAGTTTTCCTGACAACACTGATCTTACATCCGATAATTTTGAAACCTGGAGGAAAGTTTTAACTTGTCTCAATTTCTTAAAAgaagatgccagtattggactgggaaAGTCAGAAGGCACACAACAGCAgattataatctaacaggtttattaaaAAATCACAATTCTTCAGTGCGCTGCTCCATCCTCATCTGAggaagtttgtgattttaaataaatctgtcggaccatagcctggtgttgtgtgactacCGAATTTGTCCACATTTCTGAGATATTAGATCTTGTTTGGATCGGTTTGATTGCAAACTATGACAATTTAGATGCTTATTACATGGGGAAAAATAAACTCTGATGTACTGTTGCATTGCAAACAATATGGCTGCAGTGTTCAGTTCATGTTTGAACATTCTGTAGGCCAGGACAGGCAATATTTCCATCCTCTACCTGGAGTGAGATTTACCCAACTGATTATTTTACTTGGAGAAAAGTGAGGatgacagatgttggagatcatagttgaaaagtgtggtgctggaaaagcacagtagtttgGGCAGCAttacaggagcaggagaatcaatattttgggcataagcccttcatcaggaatgtggcgggtgggggaggggactgagagataaataggaaggggatGGGCTAGGTCGGAGTGGTGAGTGGagcagttaggtgggaaggaagatggacaggtaggacaggtcaagagggcggtgccgagttggatctgggatgaggttggagtggggggaggggaggaaaggaaactgctgacATCAACTTTGAAGCCgtatggttgaagggtcccaaggtggaagatgaggcgttctttgtccaggcattgggtggctaggatttggcggtggaggaggcccaggatgtcttggcagagtgggagggggagttgaagtggtcagccatgaGTCAGTGGGGATGTTTGGTTGTGTGTCcccgagatgttctctgaaacgttccgctagttggcatcctgtctccccaaagtagaggagaccacatcgagagcaaaggATGTAATAGATTAGATGTTCGGGTGTGCAGGTTTATTTTACTCATTAATCTAGTATCATGACCTGCTAATGTGCTAAATCAAAATTCACTGTACAGATTTGTTCATAGTCACcttctgaaatttattttaaaattgagtcCAGTGAACCCATCAGAGCTTGACTGTAATATTAACAAGAGCCGGATGGTGGTGATATTATTACCAGGGCAAACCTGCTGGATTAAAGGCAGCCACAGGCTAAATCCAGTAAGCTTCTTTACAACGGGTGGCACGGTTGCCCCATTGttcagcactgatgcctcacagcatcaggcagCCTCACACAACtgcacaactgtctgtgtggagtttgcacattccccccgtgtctgcgtgggtttcctccgggtgcttcaatttcctcccacaatccaaagatgtgcaggtcaggtggattggccatgattaaattggccatagtgtccagggatgtatgggttaggattagagtgttgctggaaaagcacagcaggtcaagcagcatccaaggagctggaaaattgacgtttcgggcaaaagtccttcatcaggttttcctgctcctcgaatgctacctgacctgctgtgcttttccagcaccactctaatcttgacactgatctccagcatctgcagtcctcactttcgcctatgtgtaggttagttgcatggGAAATGCATgcataggttaggggaatggatctgggtataatgctcttctgagggttggtgtagacttgttgggccgaatggtccgTTTCCATACTGTTCTATGAGAACTAATTTCCTTGTGGTCTTCATCAGCCTGGCCTCTGACTCAggtccaccctcttgacctgacctatctgtccatcgtccttcccacctatccgcttcacccttcGCACCGGCCTCTCACTATCACCTCCTCCCTTCgcccacctatcgccatcccaacTACCTTTCCCCTAGCCTCAACCCGCTTCCATCTCTCAACCCCCTCCCCAGCcctgaagggtcctgcctgaatcgtcaactctcttgctccttggatgctgcctgacctactgtgcctttTCCAGAGCCATGCTTTATCAACTCCTTTTCTAACTCCAATCAATTTACCTTAGTATTGCGTGCCTGCTGTCTGAAATTTACTGGCCAGAGAGTGGTTTCAATTAGAAAGCTCACAAGCTCTATTCAAATGAGGCctgggaatttaaaaaaaagagaccagATCTCGCGTAGTTTCCAGTTGCTGAGTACAACTCTCATCTCAGTCTCATAAACCCATTCCAGTCTGCTTCTGAGAGTTACCTCCTACTTACCACATCTAGCAGTACCATATCTGCAATACCAGTTGTAACTCTCTGACTTGGGATGACAACCAGCTCTCTCTGCTTTCCCGTAACAGCAGTCATGAGTAAAACAGCAcctggagaaagaaaggaataagtgAATGAGTAAAAATAAATAACTGAGTTTTCATTCTAACTTGAGTGAGGGAAGGGGCTCAGCAAAGCTacctccttccacagataccaatGTTGCCCATCAGTGGCAGAACCAAATGAGAGAAGTGGCTATTTACAAAATGggcactggatctgaaatgttaactctgcttcctcttcacagatgctgccagatctgctcagttttttccagcagtttctgcttttgctaCAAATGGTGCTCGGTATGGGTTCTCTTTATCGTTTTTCATTTGGAAGTTTCCACAGGGAAAACTTGAATGTAGTCAGTGGTGA
Above is a genomic segment from Chiloscyllium plagiosum isolate BGI_BamShark_2017 chromosome 21, ASM401019v2, whole genome shotgun sequence containing:
- the pla2g10 gene encoding group 10 secretory phospholipase A2; the protein is MEFLLFSLFLLLSVHITAVKEHHRRQARSILDLIGMIQCSTGNSISYLMYGCYCGIGGKGWPRDDTDWCCFTHDCCYGKAERAGCHPKSESYNWYCRYGTARCGDFFDYCERMICECDMELSNCLRRNVYWKKYALWPNFLCGRTKPRCYSY